One window of Brevibacterium pigmentatum genomic DNA carries:
- a CDS encoding PIG-L deacetylase family protein, with the protein MTEIPLLDDSDIDRVLCVVAHPDDMEYGGSAAVSKWTDEGKEVAYLLLTRGEAGIRDMSPEEVAPLRAEEQRRACNIVGVDDLEILDFQDGLLEPTHELRRAIARKIREFRPNAVVVTTFDLQVQWGLNHVDHRHAGIATVDAIRDADNPWVFADLKDEGLEAWKADRLLINGAQPTHAVALTAAHVDRGVRSLEAHKVYLDALSDHPAPKDMIPGITTNGGELAGVDYALPITVVDM; encoded by the coding sequence ATGACTGAGATCCCGCTTCTCGATGACTCTGATATCGACCGTGTACTCTGCGTGGTCGCCCACCCCGACGATATGGAATACGGCGGCTCGGCCGCAGTGTCGAAATGGACCGATGAGGGCAAGGAAGTCGCCTATCTCCTGCTCACCCGTGGGGAGGCGGGAATCCGGGATATGAGCCCGGAAGAAGTGGCACCGCTGCGCGCCGAGGAACAGCGTCGGGCATGCAATATCGTCGGCGTCGACGATCTTGAAATCCTCGATTTCCAGGATGGCCTCCTGGAACCCACGCATGAGCTCCGCCGAGCGATTGCCAGGAAGATCCGCGAGTTCCGACCGAACGCAGTTGTCGTCACGACCTTCGACCTCCAGGTGCAGTGGGGCCTCAACCATGTCGACCATCGCCATGCCGGCATTGCCACCGTCGATGCGATCCGCGATGCCGACAATCCCTGGGTCTTCGCCGACCTCAAGGACGAGGGCCTCGAAGCGTGGAAGGCCGATCGGCTACTCATCAACGGTGCCCAGCCCACGCACGCCGTGGCGCTCACAGCTGCGCACGTCGACCGTGGTGTTCGGTCCCTGGAAGCTCACAAGGTCTATTTGGACGCGCTCAGCGACCATCCGGCACCGAAGGACATGATTCCGGGCATCACCACGAATGGTGGAGAACTCGCCGGTGTCGACTATGCCCTTCCGATCACCGTCGTCGATATGTGA